The following is a genomic window from Burkholderia oklahomensis C6786.
GCAAGCATGAGGACGTTGGTTGCCAGGGCTGCCCGCCGCCCGCCGTCGATCCCGCCCCCAAAACCCGCTCACCGCCCGCCCTTCGACCCCGCGACCGATTCCGAGAAATACCCCCGTTTCCCCGCTTTCCTCGACCGATCGCCCGTTGACCGCCGCGGGAATAATCGGTGTCACTGGAAAGCGGCATCCCGCCGCGCCCACACGGAGGCCCTCGTGGCAGAGGACAGCGATCTCGAACGGACAGAAGCCGCGACTCCCAAGCGCCGCGAGAAGGCGCGCGAGGAGGGGCAGGTCGCGCGCTCGCGCGAGCTGGCTTCGTTCGCGCTGCTGTCGGCGGGCTTCTACGGCGCGTGGCTCCTGTCCGGCCCGATCAGCGAGCATCTGCGCACGATGCTGCACGCGGCGTTCTCGTTCGACCGCGCCACCGCGTTCGACACCCACCGGATGCTGTCGCACGCGGGCAGCCTGAGCCTGGAAGGTCTCTATGCGCTCGCGCCCTTGCTCGCGCTGACGGGCGTCGCCGCGCTCGCCGCGCCGATGGCGCTCGGCGGCTGGCTCGTGTCGACGAAGACGTTCGAGCTGAAGTTCGAGCGCCTGAATCCGATCACGGGCCTCGGCCGCATTTTCTCGATTCAGGGGCCGATCCAGCTCGGGATGTCGATCGCGAAGACGCTCGTCGTCGGCGGCATCGGCGGCGCCGCGATCTGGCGCAGCAAGGACGAATTGCTCGGCCTCGCGACGCAGCCGCTCCACGCGGCGCTCGCCGACGCGCTGCATCTCGTCGCCGTGTGCTGCGGGATGACGGTCGCGGGAATGCTCGTCGTCGCGGGCCTCGACGTGCCGTATCAACTCTGGCAGTACAACAAGAAGCTGCGCATGACGAAGGAAGAAGTGAAGCGCGAACACCGCGAGAACGAAGGCGATCCGCACGTGAAGGGCCGGATCCGCCAGCAGCAGCGCGCGATGGCGCGCCGCCGGATGATGGCGAACGTGCCGACGGCCGACGTCGTCGTCACGAACCCGACGCACTTCGCGGTCGCGCTCAAGTACACGGACGGCGAGATGCGCGCGCCGAAGGTCGTCGCGAAGGGCGTGAACCTCGTCGCCGGGCGGATCCGCGCGCTCGCGGCCGAGCACCACGTGCCGCTCCTCGAAGCGCCGCCGCTCGCTCGCGCGCTCTATCACAATGTCGATCTCGAACGCGAGATTCCGGGCACGCTGTATTCGGCCGTCGCCGAAGTGCTCGCGTGGGTGTATCAGCTGAAGCGCTTCCGCGCCGAAGGCGGAATCGCGCCCGAGACGCCCGTCGATCTCGAGGTGCCCGCCGAGCTCGACAAGGGCGCGCACGTCGCGCCCGAAGACGAGCAGGAAGAAGCCGAAGACGCGCTCGGCCGCGCCGCCGGAGGTGCCGCATGAACATGCCGGCCGGTTTCCTCGGCAAGCGCTCGCAGCTCCTGGCGGGCACGAACCTGCGCGCGCTCGCGGGCCCGATCCTCATCTGCATGATTCTCGGGATGATGATCCTGCCGCTGCCGCCGCTGCTGCTCGATCTGTTCTTCACGTTCAACATCGCGCTGTCGGTGATGGTGCTGCTCGTCAGCATGTACACGATGAAGCCGCTCGACTTCGCCGCGTTCCCGAGCGTGCTGCTGTTCTCGACGCTCTTGCGCCTGTCGCTGAACGTCGCGTCGACGCGCGTCGTGCTGCTCGAAGGCCACACGGGCCCCGACGCGGCCGGCCAGGTGATCGAGGCGTTCGGCCACTTCCTCGTCGGCGGCAACTTCGCGGTCGGCATCGTCGTGTTCGTGATCCTGATGATCATCAACTTCATGGTGATCACGAAGGGCGCGGGCCGGATCGCCGAAGTGTCCGCGCGCTTCACGCTCGACGCGATGCCCGGCAAGCAGATGGCGATCGACGCCGACCTGAACGCCGGCCTCATCAACGAAGAGCAGGCGAAGAAGCGCCGCCAGGCGGTCGCGCAGGAAGCGGAGTTCTACGGGTCGATGGACGGCGCGTCGAAGTTCGTGCGCGGCGACGCGATCGCGGGCCTCATCATCATGGCGATCAACGTGATCGGCGGCCTGATCGTCGGGATGCTCCAGCACGACATGAGCTTCGCCGCGGCGGGCAAGAACTACACGCTGCTCACGATCGGCGACGGCCTCGTCGCGCAGATCCCGTCGCTCGTGATCTCGACCGCGGCGGGCGTGATCGTGTCGCGCGTCGCGACCGACGAGGACATCGGCACGCAGCTCACGACGCAGCTCTTCACGAACCCGCGCGTCCTGATGATCACGGGCTCGATCATCGTGCTGATGGGCCTCATCCCGAACATGCCGCACTTCGCGTTCCTGCTGCTCGGCGCCGGCGCGATCTGGCTGTCGCGCACGCTGACGAAGCGCGAAGCCGCGAAGAAAGCGGCGGGCATGGTCGCCGAGATCGCGCCGCCGGCGGCGCTGCCGGCCGACAGCCACGAAGCGACGTGGGAAGATGTCACGCTCATCGATCCGCTCGGCCTCGAAGTCGGCTATCGGCTGATTCCGCTCGTCGACAAGAACACCGACGGCGAGCTGCTCAAGCGGATCAAGAGCATCCGCAAGAAGTTCGCGCAGGAAATCGGCTTCCTGCCGCCCGTCATCCATATCCGCGACAACCTCGAGCTGCGTCCGAACGCTTACCGGATCGCGCTGAAGGGCGTCGAGGTCGGCGTCGGCGAAGCGTATCCGGGCCAGTGGCTCGCGATCAATCCGGGCCAGGTGACGGCCGCGCTGCCCGGCGCGCCGACGCAGGATCCGGCGTTCGGGCTGCCCGCCGTCTGGATCGACATGTCGCTGCGCGAGCAGGCGCAGGTGTACGGCTATACGGTCGTCGACGCGAGCACGGTCGTCGCGACGCACCTCAACCACCTCGTCGTCCAGCACGCGGCCGAGCTGCTCGGCCGCCAGGAAGTGCAGGCGCTCATCGAGCGGACCGGCAAGGATGCGCCGTCGCTCGTCGAGGACCTCGTGCCGAAGACGGTCTCGCTCACGACGCTGCAGAAGGTGCTGCAGAACCTGCTCGACGAAGGCGTGCCGATCCGCGACATGCGCACGATCGTCGAGGCCGTGTCCGAGCAGGCGGGCCGCATCACCGATCCGTACGAGCTCACGGCCGCCGTGCGTCTCGCGCTCGGCCGCGCGATCACCCAGCAGTGGTATCCGGGCGCGGGCGAGATGCAGGTGATGGGGCTCGACGCGAATCTCGAGCGCGTGCTGTCGCAGGCGCTCGCCACCGGCGCGAATCCGGGCCTCGAGCCGGGCCTCGCGCACACGCTGCTCATCGGCACGCAAGACGCGATGCTGCGTCAACAGAACATGGGGCTGCCGCCCGTGCTGCTCGTCCAGCACGCGCTGCGCGCGATGCTCGCGCGCTTCCTGCGGCGCAGCCTGCCGCAATTGAAAGTGCTGTCCTACGCCGAAGTGCCGGACACGCGCACGATCAAGGTCGTTAACGTCATCGGGGGTACCGCTTGAACATTCGCAAATTCATTGGTCCGACGAGCCGCGACGCGCTGCGCCTCGTGCGCGAAGCGATGGGCGCCGACGCGGCGGTGCTGTCCAACCGGACGCTCGACGACGGCCGTGTCGAGATCGTCGCGCTGCCCGCCGCCGAGCTCGTCGAAATCTCGACGCGGCGCGCGGCCGCCGAAGCCGCGCACGGCGCGGCCCAGCCGCAAGCGCTCCGCCAGCCGGCGCACCATCCGTCTTCGGCGCCGTCGTTCGCGTCGCCCGCCGCATCGGTCATCGTTCCTTCGGCGGGCGCGTCGGCGTCGCGCGCCGCCGCGAATCCGTACGCGGCGGGCGGCATCCCCGACGTGTTCTCGTCGGTGTTCGGCGCGAGCGTCGATGCGGCGGCCGACGACGATGCGCCGTCCGCCGTCGCGCAGCCGGCCGCTGCGCCGTCCGAACCCGCGCCGTGGCTCGTCGAGCATGCGAAGCGGCTGACGAAGCAGCACGAGGAGCTCGTCGCGCGTCCGCGCGCGGCAACGGCCGCGCAGCACGCGCCGCGCGAGCGCGCGGCCGCCGACGAGCCGCCCGAATGGGCGCGCGACATCGTGCGCAACACCGCGCGCCGGCTGCCGGCCGACGATGCGACGACGTCGAGGCCCGCGGCGCTGCGCCTGCCCGAGGACGCGGCGACCGTCGTCGCGGACGCGGTGAAGGCGCGCATCGAGCGCATCGTCAACGACACGGTGATGCAGGAGCTCGGCTCGCTGCGCGAGCTGATGGAAGAGCAGTTCGCGGGCCTGATGTGGAACGAGCGCCAGCGCCGCAATCCGGTGCACGGCGCGCTGACGAAATACCTGTTCGCTGCGGGCTTTTCCGCGCAGCTCGTGCGGATGGTCGTCGACAACCTGCCGGAAGGCGTCGGCTACGACACGCTCGACGCGGCGGCCGACTGGGCGCACACGGTGCTCGCGGCGAACCTGCCCGTGCTCGACAGCGAGGACGCGCTGATGGAGCGCGGCGGCGTGTTCGCGCTGATGGGGCCGACGGGCGTCGGCAAGACGACGACGACCGCGAAGCTCGCGGCGCGCTGCGTGATGCGCTTCGGCGCGAGCAAGGTCGCGCTCTTGACGACGGACAGCTACCGGATCGGCGGCCACGAGCAACTGCGCATCTTCGGCAAGATCCTCGGCGTGCCGGTGCACGCGGTGAAGGACGGCGGCGATCTGCAGCTCGCGCTCGCCGAGCTGCGCAACAAGCACATGGTGCTGATCGACACGATCGGCATGAGCCAGCGCGACCGCATGGTGTCCGACCAGATCGCGATGCTGTACGGCGCGGACACGCCGGTGCAGCGCCTGCTGCTGCTGAACGCGACGAGCCACGGCGACACGCTGAACGAAGTCGTGCAGGCGTACCGCAGCGCGGCCGGCCAGCCTGAAGCGGCTCTGCCGGATCTCGCCGGCTGCATCCTGACGAAGCTCGACGAGGCGAGCAACCTGGGCGGCGTGCTCGACACGGTGATCCGCTACAAGCTGCCGGTGCACTACGTGTCGACCGGCCAGAAGGTGCCCGAGAACCTGTACGTCGCGACGAAGAAATTCCTGCTGAAGAGCGCGTTCTGCGCGCCGCGCGAGGATTCGCCGTTCGTGCCGCACGACGACGATCTTCCGGCGATGCTGTCCGCGTTGAGCGCGCGCGCCGGCAACGAACTGCACGAGGTCCGCTTTGGATAAGCGCATTACCGACCAGGCTGAAGGATTGCGGCGCCTGCTCGCCGGACGCGCGTCGCGCGTCGTCGCGGTGACGGGCGGACCGTCGGGCGTCGGCTGCACGTCGACGGTCGCCAATCTCGCCGCGGCGCTGACCGCGCTCGGCAAGGACGTGCTCGTCGTCGACGAGCGCGCGAACGTCCGCTCGATCTCGGCGACGCTGTGCGGCTCGTGGCTGCGCGACGGCGAGCCGGTGCGGCACGAGCTCGGATTCGCGATATGCGAGGCGTCGCGGCTCGCGCGCGGCGGCTACAGCGAGACGCAGCTCGCGACGCTCGGCGACGGCGCGGCGGACATCGTGCTGATCGACGCGCAGCTCGACGCGAACGGCGCGCTGTCGGCGCTCGCGCGCGACGCGCACGACGTGCTCGTCGTCACGCGCGTGTCGGCGTCGGCGATCACCGAGGCGTACGCGTGCATGAAGCGGCTGCATTACGCGCATGCGCTCGCGCAGTTCCGCGTGCTGACGAATCACGTGCAGAGCGCCGCCGACGCGAGGGCCGCATACGAGAACCTCGCCGGCGTCGCGAGCCGCTATCTGCGGGTGTCGCTGTCGGACGCCGGGTGCGTCGCCGCCGATCAGTTGATCGAACGCGCGCGCGGGCTCGCGCACACGGTGGTGGACGCGTTTCCGTCGGCGGCGGCGGCGCGCGATTACCGGCAGATCGCCGCCGATCTGCTGTATTGGCCGATGCGCCCGGGTCCGGGCGTCGGCCGGGTCCGGACGGGAAGTTCGGCGTTTGAACGGGGTGCGGCTCATGCCGCCTGAACGCCACGACGAAGAGAGGGCATGATGTATAACGCTCAAGGCAAGATTTCCCAGGACGAAGTGCTGACGCAATACGCGCCGCTCGTGCGTCGTCTCGGCCTGCAGCTCGTCGCGAAGATGCCGGCGAGCGTGGACCTCGACGACCTGATCCAGGCCGGCATGATCGGCCTGCTCGACGCGGCGAGCCGCTACAAGGAAGACCAGGGCGCGCAGTTCGAGACCTACGCGACGCAGCGGATCCGCGGCGCGATGCTCGACGAGCTGCGCAGCAACGACTGGCTGCCGCGCAGCCTGCGCAAGACCTCGCGTGAGGTCGAGCACGCGGTTCACCAGGTCGAGCAGCGGCTCGGCCGCTCGGCGAACGAAACGGAAGTCGCCGCGCATCTGCAGATGCCGCTCGGCGAATACCAGTCGATGCTGCAGGATCTGCACGGCAGCCAGCTCGTCTATTACGAGGATTTCGACCGCTCGGCCGACGACGAGCCGTTCCTCGACCGCTACCGCGCCGACCATGCCGATCCGCTGTCCGCGCTGCTCGACGATCATCTGCGCAGCGCGCTCGTCGACGCGATCGAGCACCTGCCCGAGCGCGAGAAGCTGCTGATGTCGCTGTACTACGAGCGCGGCCTGAACCTGCGCGAGATCGGCGCGGTGCTCGAGGTGAGCGAGTCGCGCGTGTGCCAGCTGCACAGCCAGGCGGTCGCGCGCCTGCGCGCGAAGCTGCGCGAGCAGGCGTGGGTCGGCACGGAGAGCTGAGCCGTTCGCGCGACGATCGGGCGCGAAACGGGAAAACGCGCTGACGAAGCCGGACGAAATGCCGCGCGCGAGCGGCCGGCCCGCCCGCTAGGAAAATTTCGTCTCGATTTGCTACAATCCCACCTCGTTTCCGAGGAGCGTTGCGACGGGCCCCGCCCGCCAGGCTCGGAAATGGTCAACCAAGCGGTGTGTCGGCGCAGTATCGTCGCGTAGCGGCGATCGTTCTCGCCGATGCCGGCCGCTTATTTGAACGGCGCTCACGTCACAATTTTCTAGAACTTTTTTAGAAAGGAGGGCGTGATGAACGCCGCTGTCATCGATTCCAATTCCTCGCAAGATTACGTCGTCGCCGATATCGCGCTTGCCGGCTGGGGCCGCAAGGAGCTGAACATCGCCGAGACCGAGATGCCCGGCCTCGTGCAGATCCGCGACGAATACAAGGCGCAGCAGCCGCTCAAGGGCGCGCGCATCGCCGGTTCGCTGCACATGACGATCCAGACGGGCGTGCTGATCGAGACGCTGAAGGCGCTCGGCGCCGATGTCCGCTGGGCGTCGTGCAACATCTTCTCGACGCAGGATCACGCGGCGGCCGCGATCGTCGAAGCCGGCACGCCGGTGTTCGCGTTCAAGGGCGAGTCGCTCGACGAATACTGGGAGTTCACGCACCGCATCTTCGAATGGCCGAACGGCGAGTTCGCGAACATGATCCTCGACGACGGCGGCGATGCGACGCTGCTCCTCATCCTCGGCTCGAAGGCCGAGCAGGACCGCTCGGTGATCGCGAAGCCGACCAACGAGGAAGAAGTCGCGCTCTTCAAGGCGATCGCGCGCCACCTCGAAGTCGACGGCAACTGGTACTCGAAGCGCCTGTCGCACATCAAGGGCGTGACCGAAGAGACGACGACGGGCGTGCACCGCCTGTATCAGATGGAAAAGGACGGCCGCCTGCCGTTCCCGGCGTTCAACGTGAACGATTCGGTGACGAAGTCGAAGTTCGACAACCTGTACGGCTGCCGCGAGTCGCTCGTCGACGGCATCAAGCGCGCGACCGACGTGATGATCGCGGGCAAGGTCGCGGTCGTCGCGGGCTACGGCGACGTGGGCAAGGGCTGCGCGCAATCGCTGCGCGGCCTCGGCGCGACCGTGTGGATCACCGAAATCGATCCGATCTGCGCGCTGCAGGCGGCGATGGAAGGCTACCGCGTCGTGACGATGGAATACGCGGCCGACAAGGCCGATATCTTCGTGACCGCGACCGGCAACTACCACGTGATCGGCCACGATCACATGAAGGCGATGCGCCACAACGCGATCGTCTGCAACATCGGCCACTTCGACTCGGAAATCGACGTCGCGTCGACCCGCCAGTACCAGTGGGAGAACATCAAGCCGCAGGTCGACCACATCATCTTCCCGGACGGCAAGCGCGTGATCCTGCTGGCAGAAGGCCGCCTCGTGAACCTCGGCTGCGCGACCGGCCACCCGTCGTTCGTGATGTCGAATTCGTTCGCGAACCAGACGCTCGCGCAGATCGAGCTGTTCGTGCGCGGCGATCAGTACGAGAACAAGGTGTACGTGCTGCCGAAGCATCTCGACGAGAAGGTCGCGCGCCTGCACCTCGCGCGCATCGGCGCGCAGCTCTCCGAGCTGTCCGACGATCAGGCGTCGTACATCGGCGTGCCGAAGGCGGGCCCGTTCAAGCCGGATCACTATCGTTACTGATATCTTGATCCGTACCCGGCGCGCGGACGCCGGGCGGCCGCCCGCCTGACGTCCGCCGCGCGCGGCGCGTCGGCGGGCGAAGTGCGCCGCCCGACGCGCCGCGCGTTCTCATCTTCCGGGGCGGCCGCGCTCGGCCGGATCGTCAACCGCAGAAGGAGCTTCACATGACCGTCATCCTGACCTGGATCATCAACGCGCTCGCGCTCTTGATCATCACGTACCTCGTGCCGTCGATCCACATCAAGAGCTTCGGCACGGCGCTCATCGTGGCGGTCGTGCTGGGCCTCATCAACGCGGTGATCCGGCCGATCCTGATCCTGCTCACGCTGCCCGTGACGATCGTCACGCTCGGCCTCTTCATCCTCGTCGTGAACGCGCTGTGCTTCTGGCTCGCGTCGTCGCTGCTGAAGGGCTTCGAAGTGTCGGGATTCTGGTCCGCGTTCTTCGGTTCGATCCTGTACAGCATCGTGTCGTGGCTGCTGTCCGCCCTGATCTTCGGTCAGCGCAACATCGGCTGACGGGGTGATCCCTGAATCATGAACCCGATCGAACTTTCCTTTGAATTCTTTCCGCCGAAGACGGTGGAAGGCGTCGACAAGCTGCGCGCGACGCGCGCGCAGCTCGCGCCGCTCAAGCCGAAATTCGTGTCCGTCACGTTCGGCGCGGGCGGCTCGACGCAGCAAGGCACGCTCGACACCGTGCTCGACATGCAGAAAGCGGGGCTCGAAGCCGCGCCGCACCTGTCGTGCATCGGTTCGTCGAAGGACAGCCTGCGCGCGATTCTCGACCAGTACCGCTCGCACGGCATCCGCCACATCGTCGCGCTGCGCGGCGATTTGCCGTCCGGCATGGGCGAGGTGGGCGAGCTGCGCTATGCGTCCGAGCTCGTCAGCTTCATCCGCGCCGAGCACGGCGACTGGTTCCGGATCGAAGTCGCCGCGTATCCGGAGTACCACCCGCAGGCCCGCTCGCCGAAGGCCGATCTCGAGAACTTCGCGCGCAAGGTGAAGGCGGGCGCGAACGCCGCGATCACGCAGTACTTCTACAACGCGGACGCGTACTTCCGCTTCGTCGAGGACGCGGCGAAGCTCGGCGTCGACGTGCCGATCGTGCCCGGCATCATGCCGATCACGAACTTCTCGCAGCTCATGCGCTTTTCCGAGATGTGCGGCGCCGAAGTGCCGCGCTGGGTCGCGCGCCGGCTCGAGAGCTTCGGCGACGACAAGGACTCGATCCGCGCGTTCGGCGCGGACGTCGTCACGGGTCTTTGCCGGCGGCTGATCGACGCAGGCGTGCCCGGCCTGCACTTCTACACGCTGAACGGCGCGGCGGCGACGAAGATCGTCTGCGAGCGGCTGGGTCTCTGAGGCAGGCGCGCAGGCGGCGCGTCAGCGAGTACGACGAGGCGAAACCTTCCGGTTTCGCCTCTTTTTTTGCCCGAATTTCCGCGTTCGATCGACAGGCGCGACGCGCAACGAAGCGCCGCCGCGCGACCGCACGCCGTTCATGCCTGCGCGCGCGCGAGCGGCGGCCGCTTGTCGAACCACGGGCGCGCGAGCTCGAGCTGCCGCGCGAGCTTGAAGAGCCGGGCGTCGTCGCCGTGGCGCGCGACGAACTGGACGCCGACCGGCAGCCCGCGCGGCGTCCAATGCAGCGGCACCGACATCGCCGGCTGCCCGGTCAGATTGAAGAGTTCGGTGCAGCCCGCCCACGCGAACGCCTTCTGCGACGCCTCCGCGAGCATCCGCTTGAGCAGCGGCTTCACCGGCAGCACGCCGAGCATCTCCATCTGCCGCGTCTCGAACGGCGTCGGCTGCATCTCGCCGATCTTGATCGGCGGCGCGGCGAGCGTCGCGCACAGGATCACGTCGTAGCGCGACACGAGGCCCGCGACGCGCGCGGTGATCTGCCGCTGCAGCTCGAGCATGTGCGGCAGCCGCTCGCGCGCGAGCCGGCGGCCGACCTGCGCCATCGCCCAGGTCGCGGGCTCGAATTCGGCGCGCGCGGGCTTGCGTCCGGTGATTTTTTCCGCGCCGAGCACGAGTTCGCCGGCGATCGTCGCCCAGATCGTCAGGAACACCTCGTTGATCTGCGCGAAGTCGAGATTGAGCGACATCGGCTCGACGTTATGCCCGAGCGATGCGGCGAGCGACGCGGCGCCGTCGAGCGCGTCGAGCACGTCGGCGGACAGCGCCGGCGCGAGCATCGGGTCCGTTACGTAGCCGATCTTGAGCGCGGGCGGCGGCGCGTCGAGCGCGCCGAGATACGTGTCGGGCGCGCCGGCGGCATCGAGCCTGCCCGGCGCGGCCCGTCCCGTGGTGATGTCGAGGAGGAGCGCGCTGTCGCGCACGCTGCGCGAGACCGCATGCTCGACGACGATCTCGCCCGGCACGGGCCACGGCGCGAGCGCCGGATCGCGCGACGGCTTGAAGCCGAACAGGCCGCAGCACGACGCGGGAATCCGGATCGAGCCGCCGCCGTCGGACGCGTGCGCGAGCGGCACGATGCCCGCGGCCACGGCCGCCGCCGAGCCGCCGCTCGAGCCGCCCGGCGTGTGATCGAGATTCCACGGGTTGCGGCACGCACCGAACAGCGCGGGCTCGGTGTACGGCATCTGCCCAAGTTCGGACGTGTTGGTCTTGCCGAAGATGTTGAGCCCGGCCGCCTTCGTCCGGGCGACGAGCGGCGAATCTTCGGCCGGCACGTAGTGGCGATAGTGGCGGCTGCCGAGCGACAGCGGCAGCCCGCCCACCGCGGAGCCGAGATCCTTGACGAGATACGGCACGCCGGCGAGCGGCCCGTCGAGCGCGCCATTCGTCGCGCGGTCGCGCGCGGCCGCGTAGTCGTTCAGCACGATCGCGTTGAGCGCCGGATTGAGCGCTTCCGCGCGGCCGATCGCGGCGTCGAGCAACTCGCGCGCGCTGGCTTCGCGCCGTGCGACGAGCTGCGCGAGACCGATTGCGTCGTGAGACAGATAGTCGGACTGCACGGTCATCTCCCGTGGTGACGAGCGGCGATTCGGAATTCGGAGCGGGTGAAGCGGCGCGCCCGCGCGCGCGTGGCGCGCCGGCGCGGCGATTGCACGCAGCTTACAGGTGTTCGGCGAGGAACGTCAGCGTGCGGCCGTGCGCGAGCGCCGCCGCGCGCTGGTCGTACGTCGCGCGATCCGAGCAGTTGAAGCCGTGCTGCGCGTCCGGGTACAGGTGGAACTCGGCGTTTGCGCGGCCGGCGAACGCGGCCTTCACGTTGTCGACCGCGTCGAGCGGGATCGACTGGTCGTGGCCCGCGTAGTGAAAGAGGATCGGCTGCGCGATCTTCGCCGCGACGTCGACGTGATTCTGGATGCCGCCGCCGTAATACGCGACCGCGACGTCGACGTG
Proteins encoded in this region:
- a CDS encoding flagellar biosynthesis protein FlhG, which translates into the protein MDKRITDQAEGLRRLLAGRASRVVAVTGGPSGVGCTSTVANLAAALTALGKDVLVVDERANVRSISATLCGSWLRDGEPVRHELGFAICEASRLARGGYSETQLATLGDGAADIVLIDAQLDANGALSALARDAHDVLVVTRVSASAITEAYACMKRLHYAHALAQFRVLTNHVQSAADARAAYENLAGVASRYLRVSLSDAGCVAADQLIERARGLAHTVVDAFPSAAAARDYRQIAADLLYWPMRPGPGVGRVRTGSSAFERGAAHAA
- the metF gene encoding methylenetetrahydrofolate reductase [NAD(P)H] → MNPIELSFEFFPPKTVEGVDKLRATRAQLAPLKPKFVSVTFGAGGSTQQGTLDTVLDMQKAGLEAAPHLSCIGSSKDSLRAILDQYRSHGIRHIVALRGDLPSGMGEVGELRYASELVSFIRAEHGDWFRIEVAAYPEYHPQARSPKADLENFARKVKAGANAAITQYFYNADAYFRFVEDAAKLGVDVPIVPGIMPITNFSQLMRFSEMCGAEVPRWVARRLESFGDDKDSIRAFGADVVTGLCRRLIDAGVPGLHFYTLNGAAATKIVCERLGL
- the ahcY gene encoding adenosylhomocysteinase, producing MNAAVIDSNSSQDYVVADIALAGWGRKELNIAETEMPGLVQIRDEYKAQQPLKGARIAGSLHMTIQTGVLIETLKALGADVRWASCNIFSTQDHAAAAIVEAGTPVFAFKGESLDEYWEFTHRIFEWPNGEFANMILDDGGDATLLLILGSKAEQDRSVIAKPTNEEEVALFKAIARHLEVDGNWYSKRLSHIKGVTEETTTGVHRLYQMEKDGRLPFPAFNVNDSVTKSKFDNLYGCRESLVDGIKRATDVMIAGKVAVVAGYGDVGKGCAQSLRGLGATVWITEIDPICALQAAMEGYRVVTMEYAADKADIFVTATGNYHVIGHDHMKAMRHNAIVCNIGHFDSEIDVASTRQYQWENIKPQVDHIIFPDGKRVILLAEGRLVNLGCATGHPSFVMSNSFANQTLAQIELFVRGDQYENKVYVLPKHLDEKVARLHLARIGAQLSELSDDQASYIGVPKAGPFKPDHYRY
- a CDS encoding phage holin family protein yields the protein MTVILTWIINALALLIITYLVPSIHIKSFGTALIVAVVLGLINAVIRPILILLTLPVTIVTLGLFILVVNALCFWLASSLLKGFEVSGFWSAFFGSILYSIVSWLLSALIFGQRNIG
- the flhA gene encoding flagellar biosynthesis protein FlhA, which codes for MNMPAGFLGKRSQLLAGTNLRALAGPILICMILGMMILPLPPLLLDLFFTFNIALSVMVLLVSMYTMKPLDFAAFPSVLLFSTLLRLSLNVASTRVVLLEGHTGPDAAGQVIEAFGHFLVGGNFAVGIVVFVILMIINFMVITKGAGRIAEVSARFTLDAMPGKQMAIDADLNAGLINEEQAKKRRQAVAQEAEFYGSMDGASKFVRGDAIAGLIIMAINVIGGLIVGMLQHDMSFAAAGKNYTLLTIGDGLVAQIPSLVISTAAGVIVSRVATDEDIGTQLTTQLFTNPRVLMITGSIIVLMGLIPNMPHFAFLLLGAGAIWLSRTLTKREAAKKAAGMVAEIAPPAALPADSHEATWEDVTLIDPLGLEVGYRLIPLVDKNTDGELLKRIKSIRKKFAQEIGFLPPVIHIRDNLELRPNAYRIALKGVEVGVGEAYPGQWLAINPGQVTAALPGAPTQDPAFGLPAVWIDMSLREQAQVYGYTVVDASTVVATHLNHLVVQHAAELLGRQEVQALIERTGKDAPSLVEDLVPKTVSLTTLQKVLQNLLDEGVPIRDMRTIVEAVSEQAGRITDPYELTAAVRLALGRAITQQWYPGAGEMQVMGLDANLERVLSQALATGANPGLEPGLAHTLLIGTQDAMLRQQNMGLPPVLLVQHALRAMLARFLRRSLPQLKVLSYAEVPDTRTIKVVNVIGGTA
- a CDS encoding RNA polymerase sigma factor FliA, producing MMYNAQGKISQDEVLTQYAPLVRRLGLQLVAKMPASVDLDDLIQAGMIGLLDAASRYKEDQGAQFETYATQRIRGAMLDELRSNDWLPRSLRKTSREVEHAVHQVEQRLGRSANETEVAAHLQMPLGEYQSMLQDLHGSQLVYYEDFDRSADDEPFLDRYRADHADPLSALLDDHLRSALVDAIEHLPEREKLLMSLYYERGLNLREIGAVLEVSESRVCQLHSQAVARLRAKLREQAWVGTES
- a CDS encoding amidase — its product is MTVQSDYLSHDAIGLAQLVARREASARELLDAAIGRAEALNPALNAIVLNDYAAARDRATNGALDGPLAGVPYLVKDLGSAVGGLPLSLGSRHYRHYVPAEDSPLVARTKAAGLNIFGKTNTSELGQMPYTEPALFGACRNPWNLDHTPGGSSGGSAAAVAAGIVPLAHASDGGGSIRIPASCCGLFGFKPSRDPALAPWPVPGEIVVEHAVSRSVRDSALLLDITTGRAAPGRLDAAGAPDTYLGALDAPPPALKIGYVTDPMLAPALSADVLDALDGAASLAASLGHNVEPMSLNLDFAQINEVFLTIWATIAGELVLGAEKITGRKPARAEFEPATWAMAQVGRRLARERLPHMLELQRQITARVAGLVSRYDVILCATLAAPPIKIGEMQPTPFETRQMEMLGVLPVKPLLKRMLAEASQKAFAWAGCTELFNLTGQPAMSVPLHWTPRGLPVGVQFVARHGDDARLFKLARQLELARPWFDKRPPLARAQA
- the flhF gene encoding flagellar biosynthesis protein FlhF, whose product is MNIRKFIGPTSRDALRLVREAMGADAAVLSNRTLDDGRVEIVALPAAELVEISTRRAAAEAAHGAAQPQALRQPAHHPSSAPSFASPAASVIVPSAGASASRAAANPYAAGGIPDVFSSVFGASVDAAADDDAPSAVAQPAAAPSEPAPWLVEHAKRLTKQHEELVARPRAATAAQHAPRERAAADEPPEWARDIVRNTARRLPADDATTSRPAALRLPEDAATVVADAVKARIERIVNDTVMQELGSLRELMEEQFAGLMWNERQRRNPVHGALTKYLFAAGFSAQLVRMVVDNLPEGVGYDTLDAAADWAHTVLAANLPVLDSEDALMERGGVFALMGPTGVGKTTTTAKLAARCVMRFGASKVALLTTDSYRIGGHEQLRIFGKILGVPVHAVKDGGDLQLALAELRNKHMVLIDTIGMSQRDRMVSDQIAMLYGADTPVQRLLLLNATSHGDTLNEVVQAYRSAAGQPEAALPDLAGCILTKLDEASNLGGVLDTVIRYKLPVHYVSTGQKVPENLYVATKKFLLKSAFCAPREDSPFVPHDDDLPAMLSALSARAGNELHEVRFG
- the flhB gene encoding flagellar biosynthesis protein FlhB; its protein translation is MAEDSDLERTEAATPKRREKAREEGQVARSRELASFALLSAGFYGAWLLSGPISEHLRTMLHAAFSFDRATAFDTHRMLSHAGSLSLEGLYALAPLLALTGVAALAAPMALGGWLVSTKTFELKFERLNPITGLGRIFSIQGPIQLGMSIAKTLVVGGIGGAAIWRSKDELLGLATQPLHAALADALHLVAVCCGMTVAGMLVVAGLDVPYQLWQYNKKLRMTKEEVKREHRENEGDPHVKGRIRQQQRAMARRRMMANVPTADVVVTNPTHFAVALKYTDGEMRAPKVVAKGVNLVAGRIRALAAEHHVPLLEAPPLARALYHNVDLEREIPGTLYSAVAEVLAWVYQLKRFRAEGGIAPETPVDLEVPAELDKGAHVAPEDEQEEAEDALGRAAGGAA